One window of the Nicotiana tabacum cultivar K326 chromosome 4, ASM71507v2, whole genome shotgun sequence genome contains the following:
- the LOC107768829 gene encoding pectinesterase inhibitor 4-like, with protein MIRIEKLNKILHPANFDLYKYIHIFALFPTHIIQHIFQTQLAGEMEVYSTCKNLTFPLLAFVLFISLTSPAATAAKISRPAYTNFVKTKCKITTYPSLCQKTLIPYASSVKINSTRLCKAALNVAINGARNATVAVSELKRKKGITKIEAAAIKDCFEDVKDAVYELKLAVDAMGHLSDKDKEFQLANAKTYASAVITDADSCTEGFSGRKVNPAVKKIVNSCMATITKLASNALALINHLY; from the coding sequence ATGATCAGAattgaaaaattaaataaaatcctCCATCCAGCCAATTTTGATCTCTATAAATATATTCACATCTTCGCTCTATTCCCAACACACATAATTCAACACATCTTCCAAACTCAATTAGCAGGAGAAATGGAGGTGTACTCTACTTGCAAAAACTTGACGTTTCCCCTTTTGGCATTTGTTTTATTCATTTCGCTAACTTCGCCTGCAGCCACAGCTGCCAAAATCTCTCGGCCAGCCTACACAAACTTCGTCAAAACCAAATGCAAGATCACCACATACCCTTCACTTTGCCAGAAAACACTAATTCCCTACGCTTCTTCAGTGAAAATCAATTCCACAAGGCTATGCAAAGCAGCCCTTAACGTAGCCATAAATGGCGCTCGCAACGCCACTGTTGCTGTCTCGGAActtaaaaggaaaaagggtatAACCAAAATTGAAGCCGCCGCTATTAAAGACTGTTTTGAAGATGTCAAGGATGCTGTATACGAACTCAAACTGGCTGTTGACGCAATGGGACATTTGAGTGATAAAGATAAAGAATTCCAGTTGGCTAATGCCAAGACATATGCAAGTGCTGTAATAACAGACGCAGATTCATGCACCGAAGGTTTCTCCGGTCGAAAGGTAAATCCAGCTGTGaagaaaatagtaaatagttgCATGGCAACTATTACCAAACTTGCTAGCAATGCGTTAGCACTCATTAACCATCTTTATTAA